The Miscanthus floridulus cultivar M001 chromosome 7, ASM1932011v1, whole genome shotgun sequence genome includes a region encoding these proteins:
- the LOC136463303 gene encoding 7-dehydrocholesterol reductase: protein MAKPKPSSAGAKSTAAAGAPAPPATVHSALITYTSMLALLSFCPPFVILLWYTMVHADGSVVRTYEHLREHGVLEGLKAIWPMPTLVAWKIIFGFGLFEAVLQLLLPGKRFEGPISPAGNVPVYKANGLQAYAVTLITYLGLWWFGIFNPAIVYDHLGEIYSALVFGSFVFCIFLYIKGHVAPSSSDSGSSGNVIIDFYWGMELYPRIGKYFDIKVFTNCRFGMMSWAVLAVTYCIKQYEMNGRVADSMLVNTALMLIYITKFFWWESGYWCTMDIAHDRAGFYICWGCLVWVPSIYTSPGMYLVNHPVNLGPQLALSILLAGMLCIYINYDCDRQRQEFRRTNGKCSVWGKAPSKIVASYQTTKGETKTSLLLTSGWWGLSRHFHYVPEILSAFFWTVPALFNHFLPYFYVIFLTILLFDRAKRDDDRCSSKYGKYWKMYCNKVPYRVIPGIY from the exons ATGGCGAAGCCCAAGCCTTCCTCCGCCGGCGCCAAGTCGACCGCGGCTGCCGGCGCGCCTGCGCCGCCGGCCACAGTGCACTCGGCGCTGATCACCTACACCTCCATGCTCGCGCTCCTCTCCTTCTGCCCGCCCTTCGTCATCCTCCT GTGGTACACGATGGTGCACGCGGACGGATCGGTGGTGCGGACTTACGAGCACCTCAGGGAGCACGGCGTGCTCGAGGGGCTCAAGGCCATCTGGCCCATGCCCACCCTCGTAGCATGGAAGATCATCTTCGGCTTCGGACTCTTCGAGGCCGTCCTGCAGCTGCTGCTCCCTGGGAAGCGCTTCGAAGGGCCCATCTCGCCTGCCGGGAACGTGCCGGTCTACAAG GCAAATGGCTTACAAGCGTATGCAGTGACCTTGATAACTTACCTCGGTTTGTGGTG GTTCGGTATATTTAACCCTGCAATAGTGTATGATCACTTGGGGGAGATATACtctgctcttgtttttggaagcTTTGTGTTCTGTATTTTTCTCTACATAAAG gGTCATGTAGCTCCATCTTCATCTGACTCTGGATCCTCAGGGAATGTGATAATTGACTTCTACTGG GGTATGGAGCTGTACCCTCGGATTGGCAAATACTTTGATATCAAAGTCTTCACAAACTGTCGTTTCGGTATGATGTCCTGGGCTGTTCTTGCTGTAACCTACTGCATAAAGCAG TATGAAATGAATGGCAGAGTTGCTGATTCTATGCTTGTGAATACTGCACTTATGTTGATCTATATCACTAAGTTCTTTTGGTGGGAATCTGGATATTGGTGTACTATGGACATTGCTCATGATAGAG CTGGTTTCTATATCTGCTGGGGATGCTTGGTATGGGTTCCATCCATATATACTTCGCCTGGAATGTACCTTGTAAACCACCCTGTGAATTTGGGTCCACAG TTAGCACTCTCAATTCTTCTAGCTGGAATGTTGTGCATATACATAAACTATGATTGTGACCGTCAGCGCCAAGAATTTCGACGGACAAATGGGAAATGCTCAGTCTGGGGCAAGGCTCCATCTAAG ATTGTTGCCTCTTATCAGACTACAAAGGGAGAAACTAAAACCAGTCTTCTCTTGACTTCTGGATG GTGGGGCTTGTCACGTCACTTCCACTATGTCCCAGAGATTCTATCTGCATTTTTCTGGACTGTTCCAGCTCTTTTCAATCAC TTCCTACCATACTTCTATGTGATTTTTCTTACTATATTATTGTTTGACCGAGCAAAGAGGGATGATGACCGGTGCTCATCAAA ATACGGGAAGTACTGGAAGATGTACTGCAACAAAGTACCATACAGAGTCATTCCTGGCATTTACTGA